The Clarias gariepinus isolate MV-2021 ecotype Netherlands chromosome 4, CGAR_prim_01v2, whole genome shotgun sequence genome window below encodes:
- the LOC128520304 gene encoding protein SOGA3, translating into MNSASGGAADPRQADNSTVKQQQRAPSPARFKDATSKTPSKSASTKPASTKQGGKSSRSSSPVAASAGKDRQAAKGAAAVHPSGAESPTLRRAEKAKKIEERHSSTEDADDPPLKGDRVVSDQPSSSKSSQSKTKTQRGKDGAASCAKQAANSTVGCGPGFWREGCLQSELIQFHMNKSLKKEGAMHAKAASPPGNGMELSPETPLRSSQAHVERDLRDDIERLNDENDNLKHEIEEMRAEMEEMRDTFYEEDACQLLDMRRELVRANKNCRILQYRVRKAERKRLRYAETGEIDGELVRSLEQDLKVAKDVSVRLHNELENVEEKRAKTEEENERLRQQLIEVEVTKQALQIELEKAKEASLKRRGKDAQKTDKRAPQTPTEEENDDLKCQLALIKEEAVLMRKKMAKIDKEKDRLEQELQKYRSFYGDVDSPLPKGEAGGPPTTRESELKLRLRLVEEEANILGRKIVELEVENRGLKAELDDLRGEELGGGSADPSTREQSEVLSEMRQQLQLVEDEAELLRRNLADMEEQNKRVTTELNKLKYKAGSHDGSRHGGGGVDGSKAEALQEELKAARLQINELSGKVMQLQYENRILLSNMQRYDLASHLGIRPSPRDSDAESDGGRRESDDDSSRLPPHRKREGPIGGESDSEEVRNIRCLTPTRSLYSPESRFLSRSLKDRQQMIDIRMEAERLSRTIDRLIADTSTIIAEARVYVTNGELFGRLDEDDDGSRIREHELLYRINAQMKTFRKDLQSFIDRLDVPKPEDRETEEPLSMFQPIILLILILVLFSSLSYATIFKLVFLFTLFFVL; encoded by the exons ATGAATTCCGCCAGTGGCGGCGCTGCCGATCCGCGCCAGGCAGACAATAGCACCGTGAAGCAGCAGCAACGGGCGCCCTCACCGGCCAGATTTAAAGACGCGACATCGAAAACGCCCTCGAAAAGCGCTTCGACAAAACCTGCTTCAACTAAACAAGGCGGTAAGAGCAGCCGGAGCAGTTCTCCTGTGGCCGCCAGCGCGGGAAAAGACAGACAGGCGGCGAAAGGAGCGGCCGCTGTCCACCCGAGCGGTGCTGAAAGTCCCACCCTCAGACGCGCGGAGAAGGCCAAGAAGATCGAGGAGCGCCATAGTTCTACGGAAGACGCGGACGATCCTCCTCTAAAGGGCGATCGCGTGGTGTCCGATCAGCCGAGCTCCTCGAAATCCTCCCAGAGCAAAACGAAGACTCAGAGAGGAAAAGACGGGGCTGCGAGCTGCGCTAAACAAGCTGCTAACAGCACCGTGGGATGCGGGCCTGGCTTCTGGAGGGAAGGGTGCTTACAGTCTGAGTTAATACAGTTTCACATGAATAAGAGCTTGAAGAAAGAAGGGGCCATGCACGCGAAGGCGGCCAGCCCGCCCGGAAACGGCATGGAGCTCTCACCCGAGACACCCCTCAGGTCTAGCCAAGCCCATGTCGAGCGAGATTTACGAGATGATATCGAGAGACTGAACGATGAGAACGATAATCTTAAG CATGAAATCGAAGAAATGCGGGCGgagatggaggagatgagagacaCCTTTTACGAGGAAGACGCGTGCCAGTTGCTGGATATGCGGCGCGAGCTGGTCAGAGCCAATAAAAACTGCCGGATCCTGCAGTACCGCGTGCGCAAGGCGGAACGGAAGCGACTGCGATACGCAGAGACCGGGGAGATCGACGGGGAGTTAGTGCGGAGTCTGGAGCAAGATTTAAAG GTGGCAAAGGATGTGTCTGTGAGATTGCATAATGAGTTGGAAAATGTGGAAGAGAAAAGGGCAAAAACAGAGGAGGAGAATGAAAGACTGCGGCAGCAGCTGATTGAAGTGGAAGTGACTAAGCAAGCTTTACAGATTGAGTTGGAGAAAGCTAAAGAG GCATCTCTTAAACGAAGAGGCAAGGATGCACAGAAAACAGACAAGAGGGCTCCACAGACACCAACGGAG GAAGAAAACGATGACCTGAAATGCCAGTTGGCCCTAATCAAAGAAGAAGCTGTACTAATGAGAAAGAAGATGGCAAAAATTGACAAAGAGAAAGACCGTCTGGAGCAGGAACTACAAAAGTACCGTTCCTTCTATGGTGATGTTGACAGTCCCCTCCCTAAGGGTGAGGCTGGTGGTCCCCCTACCACACGTGAGTCAGAGCTGAAGCTGCGTCTCCgcctggtagaggaggaggccaACATATTGGGCCGCAAGATTGTAGAGTTAGAGGTTGAGAACCGTGGTTTAAAGGCAGAGCTTGATGATCTCAGAGGAGAGGAGCTGGGTGGGGGCTCAGCAGACCCGTCAACACGGGAACAAAGTGAGGTGTTATCTGAGATGCGGCAGCAACTGCAGCTGGTGGAGGATGAAGCAGAGCTGTTGCGTCGCAATCTGGCTGACATGGAGGAGCAAAACAAAAGGGTGACAACAGAGCTTAACAAGCTCAAGTATAAGGCTGGGTCACATGATGGTTCCCGTCATGGTGGTGGAGGGGTGGATGGGTCCAAGGCTGAGGCTCTGCAGGAAGAGCTAAAAGCTGCTAGGCTACAGATCAACGAGCTGAGCGGCAAAGTGATGCAGCTGCAGTATGAAAATCGCATACTGCTATCAAACATGCAGCGCTATGACCTTGCCTCACATCTAGGCATCAGACCCAGCCCTCGAGACAGTGATGCTGAAAGTGACGGAGGCCGGAGGGAGAGTGACGATGACTCTTCACGCCTCCCACCGCATCGCAAACGTGAGGGCCCCATCGGCGGAGAAAGCGACTCTGAGGAAGTACGCAATATACGATGCCTTACCCCTACTCGCTCTCTGTACTCTCCAGAGAGCCGTTTTTTATCCCGAAGTCTCAAGGACCGGCAGCAGATGATAGATATCCGCATGGAGGCCGAACGTCTGAGCCGGACCATTGACAGACTGATTGCTGATACGAGCACTATAATTGCAGAAGCAAGAGTCTATGTGACGAACGGTGAGCTGTTTGGCCGAttggatgaggatgatgatggaaGCCGAATACGTGAGCATGAGCTTCTGTACCGCATTAATGCACAAATGAAAACCTTTAGGAAGGATCTCCAAAGTTTTATTGACCGATTAGATGTTCCCAAACCAGAAGATCGTGAAACTGAAGAGCCTCTCTCT ATGTTTCAGCCTATCATTTTGCTCATCCTCATTCTTGTTTTATTCTCATCACTGTCGTATGCCACTATATTCAAATTGGTCTTTCTGTTCacccttttctttgttttataa